The nucleotide sequence TCCAACCCCGCGCGAATGGTGTCGAGGGAAAAGACTTGGCCCCAGCTTTGATGCATCGTGCGCACATCCGCGCCATAACGGCCCGCCATATCCACCAGCCGGTGACCAAAATAGCCCATGACGCCTACGAGCACGCGATCGCCCGGTTCAACCACGTTAGCTAAGGTCGCTTCCATCGCCGCTGATCCGGTGCCCGGCACGGGATAGGTGAGCTCGTTGTCGGTTTGCCAGGTGTAGCGCAGCAAGTCTTGCACCTCGTCCATCATTTGCAAATAGGCGGGATCAAGGTGGCCGATGGGCTGGCAATTCATCGCTGCCACGACTGTGGCCTCAGCATTCGATGGCCCTGGCCCCAACAGCAACCGCTCGGGCACTTGCAGCGGCGCTAGGGATAACTTGTGGGCAGCGTTTACTTTGGAGGTGTTTAGCGGCAAGGTTGATGTCATAGCAGGCAATTAATTAATGTCTGAGCGCTCTTCTATAATTTTCCATTGTCGGTTGGGACGGCAGCGATCGCGCCAAAATTCCAACAGATATTTGCGTAAAGTAACTTTTTGCACAGACAGGAGAAAGTGATGGTGCTGCTAGCCACGCTACAGCTAGAGACCGAATATCAGTGCCAGACGGCCCTCGACCTGTGCAAGTCACCGACGGATACAGGGCTCGTGACCCAAGCGGCCGCGGGCCGACACCTGCGCCTGATGTCTTTGCCCCAAGCGCATGACCCCGCGATCGCGGTCTGCCTGTGCGAAGACGACTATCCTGGCTGGTTACCCGTGACGGCCTTAGAGTCGCTGCAAGTCGCAGCTCAGCCCTACCAGGCTCCTGAGTGGACGGCGGCAGCGATCGCGGCCCAAATTCCCGCCATCATCCACTTCACCCAAGCCGCTATGGCACAGCCCAACACCTATCTCTGGGGCGGCACCGTGGGGCCAAACTTTGACTGCTCGGGCCTGATGCAAACCGCTTTTGCCGCCTCCGGCATTCGCCTACCTCGCGACTCGTATCAACAAGAAGAGTTTGTCGAGGCGGTGGAGCTAAATGACTTACAACCAGGGGATCTCTTGTTTTTTGGGCGGGGCGATCGGCCCAACCACGTAGCCCTGTACCTCGGCGACGGTCGCTACATCCACAGTTCCGGTCGAGATCAGGGCCGCAACGGCATCGGCATCGACTCAATTACCGATTTGAGCGATCGCATTAGCGCCACGTATCATCAGCAACTGCGCGGGGCCGGGCGCGTGATGCGCAGCTATCAGCCTCAGGGGCAACCGATGGCATGTCGGTAGCCCCGACAACGTGAGGTCATGACTGTCACTGCTCAGGCGAATCCGGTTAGAGTTTACGCTCCATGACTTCGGTCAGCTGCGCCAAGGTATCGTTCAGCTTTTCCTCGACACTGGGTTCGGCAGCCGCTTCCACTTCTTCTTTGCGCTTGGCGCGTTCAAAGAGCCGCACCATGACAAAAATGACAAAGGCGATCACGATAAAATTCACTACCGCCGAGAGAAACAGTCCATACTTCACGCCATTGGCCGACAGCTCAGCAATGTCTTCCACCCCAGCAGCGGATAGTGCTGGGGTCAAAATCACCGGGGTCACAATGTCGGCGATGAACGAATTGACCACTGCGCCAAAGGCTCCACCAATAATTACCGCCACGGCCAGATCAACGACGTTGCCCCGCATCAAAAAAGCTTGAAAGTCTCGCATAAATCCGCCTGCCGAGTTGACGGCACGGTTACGAGCTTGCTGATTAGCCATACGATGGAATCTCCTGAATGTCGAAACACTGCTTTTTCAAGCGTTTTGGGCATCATCATACAGTGCTGCCAGCGGCTGCTCAATCATTGAGATAGAAAACCCTGCAAACCCTTTCCAGAAGATGGTTCGCGCAATCTGTGAGGGTTAACATAGGCGACAACGAGGACGCCATGGTCAGGGCCAGCCACCAGCGTGGGAACGGCATGATTGTTGCGGGTTTACCTGGGTGCGCAAAGCAGCATTCTCACTGGCTTACGGCAGCCAAGCTGGCGCCTCCTCAGCCCGTCTATTACGCCAACGTAAACAAGTACGAATTTTATTCACGCCGTATCAAGAAACCTCTCAAAGCCCCTCGACTGTGCTGGGTTACACATACATTGCAAGAACCTGAGCCTTAAAACGGGCCAGTAGATACAGGTGCCTTTGCCCTGTCCGCCGTTGGGGATCGCCGCAGCGTTATCGCAATTCTGGCTGCTGTTGATCCGTTGGCTTTCCACTCTTCATCACTATGCAAATATTCCAACCCCTCCGTCTTCACAACTTGCGGGGCGATTTGTTTGGCGGACTCACCGCTGCCATTGTCGCGTTGCCCCTCGCCTTAGCCTTTGGGGTGGCGTCTGGGGCTGGCCCCACCGCGGGCCTATACGGGGCGATCTTGACCGGCTTTTTTGCCGCCCTCTTTGGGGGCACGCCGGCCCAAGTCACCGGCCCCACTGGCCCCATGACCGTGGTCATGGCCACGGTGTTTACTAAACTCATTGCCCAGAACCCCGAACACGGCTTGGCGATGGCCTTTACCGCCGTCATGCTGAGCGGAGTCTTCCAAATCTTGTTTGGCATTTTGCGATTAGGGCAATTCATCACGCTCATGCCCTACTCGGTGATCTCCGGCTTTATGTCGGGGATCGGGGTCATTATCGTCACCTTACAAATTGCCCCGCTGTTGGGGCATCCCGCCTCTAGTGGGGTGGTGCCAGCGCTGCAGCAACTGCCAACGGTGCTGGCTCATCCGGAGCCCACAGCAGCAGGACTCGGCATTTTGACCTTGATGATTGTGTTTGGCTGGCCCAAGCATCTCGCCCGGATTGTCCCTTCGCCATTAGTCGCGCTAATTTTTTGCACCGCTTTGTCGGTCCTGGTGTTCGGCGGCAGTGAGATTGCCCGCATCGGCGAAATTCCCCAAGGGCTGCCCCAGATTCAGTGGCCCCGGCTCAACGTGAATCAGCTGAAATCGATTGTGGGTTACGGCCTGATGTTGGCGATTTTGGGAGCGATCGATTCCCTCTTGACCTCGCTAGTGGCCGACAACATTACCCGCACTCGCCACAACTCCGAAAAGGAACTCATTGGCCAGGGCATCGGCAACCTGCTGTCCGGCTTGTTTGGGGGCTTGCCAGGGGCGGGGGCCACCATGCGCACAGTCATTAACGTCCATGCGGGGGGACAAACGCGCCTGTCGGGCATGTTTCATGCGCTGGTGCTGTTAAGCATCGTGCTCTGGGCTGGGGGCATTACGTCGCAAATTCCCCATGCGGTGCTGGCGGGCATCTTGATCAAAGTCGGCATGCGCATCATCGACTGGGACTTTTTGTGGCGGGTCTGTCAGGTTTCCACCCGCGCCACGGTCGTCACCTATGGCGTGCTGTTGTTGACGGTGTTTGTGGATCTGATTACCGCCGTGGCAGTGGGGGCGTTTGTCGCCAATATTCTGACCATTCAGCGGTTGACCAGTCTGCAAATTGAAAAAGTGCGGGCAGTGCAGCACCCAGCCGATGATCCCGAGGTCTCGCTCACACCAGAAGAGGCACACCTGCTGCAGCAGGCGCGAGGGCGCGTGTTGCTGATTCAAATCAGTGGGCCGATGAGCTATGGGGCGGCGCGGACGATCGCGTTTCATATGGGCCGCAGTCATGAAGCGATCATCCTCGATTTGAGTCAGGTCCCGCTGATTGGGGTGACGGCTTCCCTGACGGTTGAAAAGGAAGTGAAAGCAGCGCGGCAGCAACGACAGCGAGAAATTTATATCGTGGGGGCTCAGGGGCAAGTGGCCGATCGCTTGCGGCGATTCAAAGTCCACAATGCCCTACCGAGCAACCACTTTTTGCCCACGTGCTATCGAGCGTTGACGCTGGCGTTAGAGACTCTGGGTGAAGACATCACCTCAGTGAACTTTGTGAATCCGCCGTTTTGTCACTTGCCGCCCTATCCAATGATGACGGCATCTGCAGCAGCCCCCGCCCAGGAGGAAGTTGCGTCGTCTCAGGCCATTTCCTGAATAACTGACAAAAGTTGCTCTTGTAGGTTGGGTAGAACGAAGTGAAACCCAACACCAGAAGCGGTTTCGTTGGGTTACGCTGGCGCTAACCCAACCTACAGCAGAATGAAGGTTTTGAGAGTTTTGTCAGTCAACCAGGGCCATTTCTCGGGCCGTTAGGTTATCGCCGCGATCGCGGCTGTCCTCGGGCCGACTTTTACGGTAGCCGCGATCGCGTTCCGCCAGTTTCGACTTATCCTGTGTCTGATGATTTGCTACTGAGTCTTCAGTCGCTGCGCTTATGAAACTGCCTCCTGCCGTCAAAGCCACCTACCAACGGGTGAAACCCTACCTGCGCTGGTTCATTTTGGCGCTGACTCTGGGTTTCATCTTGCATACCCTGCGGTTGAACTGGCAGCAGGTATTGACCCTGCGCTTAACGCCCTATGCGATCGCCGAACTCCTGCTCGCCCTGGGCATCACTCTGGCAGCGCACATTTGGTCGGGCTGGGTATGGTACGGCATCATGCGATCGCTCAGTGCGCCCGTACCGCCCACCTGGACGGTCATCACCTACCTGAAAACCAACCTCGGCAAATATCTGCCCGGCAACATCTGGCATTTTGTCGGGCGCATTCAGTTTTTGCGCGACTCGGGCACATCGACCGGGGTGGCGATTACCGGCGTGGTGCTGGAACCGTTGCTCATGGCTGCTGCCGCCCTCGCGATCGTGCTGGTCAGCCTGCCTTCAACGTTGATTCAACTGGTGATTTTGGTCGCGATGTTGGTGGCACTGCATCCGCGCATTTTGAATCCCATTTTGCAGCGGCTCGCCCAGGCCAAACTCAACCAAGCCGACCAGTTCGAGGTCGAACCGCTCACCGCCCCTCCCCAAATTCCTCAGCTGCAGCAATATCCCTGGCGGCCTTTATTGGGGGAAGTCGCGTTTGTGCTCTTGCGGGGCGTCGGGTTCATTTTTTGCTTTATGGCGCTGTATTCCCTCGATATGGCGGATGTCTGGGGGCTGATGGGGGCATTTAGCTTCGGCTGGCTGCTGGGGTTGGTGATCCCCGGTGCGCCGGGTGGCCTCGGCGTGTTTGAGGCCACCGTGTTGGCGGCGCTGACACCGCAGTTTCCGGCGGCAATTGTGTTAGGCGTCGTGGCGCTGTATCGCTTAAACAGTACTCTGGCGGAAGTGCTGGCAGCAGGCTTAGCCGTGCTCGATGAGCGGTGGAATGCGGCGATCGCCAGGCGAGCTAACGCCCCCGTCGTTCTAGAGGAAGAAGCGATCTTGCCCCAGTTGCCCGCGGGCGATAACTGACGGTTTAGGCCCATGGGAGCCAAGCCACCTGAGTTCACGGCCCCGTTTCTAACGATTTTTCAACTAGCAGGCGGACGTTGGAGAGAACGTGTGAATCTATGGAAACATTTGTTCACGGCCCTTGGCAACTAGATTATGCAATTCCAGCAGCTGCAAACTCGACTGAAAACGTTGTGGCGATCGCCCGACGAGTTTGATGTGCGCGACTGCCAGGTGCTCATCGTCCCCTCCTTAAGTTTGGATCAGTCAGAGCTGCAAAAAATCGCTGGGGTCCACTATTACGAAGAGCGGCTGTTATTTTCGCTGGCACGGCTCCGGAATCCTTACACGCGGCTGATTTACGTCACCTCGCAGCCGCTACATCCCAGCATTGTGGACTATTATCTGGAGCTGCTACCGGGCATTCCCAGCTCCCACGCCCGAGATCGCCTTGACCTGTTTGCGACTTACGATGCATCGCACAAGCCCCTCACCCAAAAGCTGCTGGAACGGCCCCGCCTGCTCGAAAAAATTCGTCGTCGTCTGGATCCCGAACATGCGTATATGGTGTGTTTTAATGCCACGCCCCTCGAACGGGAACTGGCACTGAAATTGGAAATTCCCTTGCTGGGGCTTGATCCCGACCTGCTGTACTGGGGGACTAAAGGGGGCAGTCGGCAAATTTTTGCGGAATGTGGGGTGCCCCATCCCGACGGCAGCGAATTGGTGAATGATCCAGCGGCACTGGCGGAGGTCGCGGCAGAGTTGTGGGAACGGCAGCCCCAGTTACAGCGCATCGTGATCAAACTCAACGAGGGCTTTTCGGGCGAGGGGAACGCTTTGCTCGATCTGGCCCCGCTCGCATCAGTGGCCCCGTCTCAGGCCACCCACCGAGAGCGATCGCAGCAGCTCCAACAGGCTTTCCAAGCGCTACGGTTCCAATGCCCCACAGAAACCTGGCCGCAGTTTGAACAGAAGATTCATCAGCTAGGGGCGATCGCCGAAGCCTTCATCGAGGGGGAGGTGAAGCGATCGCCTAGCGCCCAGGGGCACATCAATCCCCTGGGTGAGGTGGAAATGCTCTCGACCCACGATCAGGTGCTCGGCGGCCCCGATGGACAAATCTTTTTGGGCTGCTCGTTTCCCGCCGACGAGGGCTATCGCCTCCGCATTCAGGAAATGGGCGAAGCGATCGGCAAAAACCTGGCCCAAAAGGGTGCGCTGGAACGATATGGCGTCGATTTTGTCGCGGTGTACCATCCCGATCGCGATCCCCAGTGGGAACTGAACGCCATTGAAATCAACCTACGCAAAGGCGGCACCACCCATCCCCTCATGGCGCTTAAACTGCTGACCGATGGCTACTATTCGCCCAGTGACGGACTGTTTTATACCCGGCGCGGCCAGCCCAAGTTTTATCGCGCCTCTGATAACGTGCAAAAAGCCGATTACCAGGGGCTCTTACCCAGCGACCTGATGGACATCATTGTCAGCGATCGCCTCCATTTCAACAGTGTGGAAGGCGTCGGCGCGGCCTTTCACCTCATGGGCTGCCTGTCGGAATACGGCAAACTCGGCCTCACCAGCATCGGTAACTCTCCCGAACAGGCCGAAGAAATTTACCATCAAGTCGTCGCCTCCCTCGATCGCGCCACCTAAGGAGATCGCTGAAACAGAATTTCCCCCTCGTCGGGTGTCATAAGCGCAGCGCAATGCACCGCAGCTTTTATTCCGAAAATTGCCTCAGCACCATCAAGAGAACATTTCGCTATTCGGCAGTGCAGTTTTGCAGCGTGATTTCGCCATTCACTTCCACCATCGCTTCGCCGCCCTTCTCCCAAAAGGTCGTAGTGCCGTCGCTATACTTCGCACCGGAGGCTGATTCCACCCGGGGCAAGATGATTTCGGCTTGCTCGGGCAGCGTCACGGTCACGGCATCAGCGGAATCGGCGGCAAAGACGGCGGTAATGGTTTCGCCAGTCGGGCAGGTAAAGGTGACCGGGGAGCCGTCGGGATTCGTCGCTTGCGGGCTGCGGCAACTGACCAGCGCTAGACCCAAGACGGCCAGCAGAATCGACGTCCGTTCGGCGGAAATATAGATCATGGCTGACTCCTTACCAGTGGGGCTGAAGCTTAGTGGTCATTTCAAACTCTAGGGCTGGTTAGGGCGATCGCAACTGGAGTTACCGATTTTGCAACGGTTGGCGAGGCCAGCGCGATCGCTGCACTGCCCCAGTCCCCGTAACTCAGCGCGATAGGATGAGAAGATTCCCACTGTTGTGTGCCATGACCTCGACTCCTGCTGACGCGAGCCCGACCCCCGATATTGACGCCACTGCCGACACTCTCACCGAAGAGTCCACCCGCTCTGGGCTCACGGCTGAGCAATACAAGCGCAAAATGGAGCGACGCAAAGCGGTCCAACAAGAACGGCTCGCGGCTCGCACCGTGGAAAAGGGGCTGATCATCGTCCACACGGGCAATGGCAAAGGCAAGACCACCGCTGCTCTAGGCATGGTGCTGCGATCGCTCGGCCACGGCTACCAAGTCGCCATCATCCAATTCATCAAGGGCGCGTGGGAACCGGCCGAAAAAGCCGTGTTTGAGAAATGGCCCGAGCAGCTTGACTTTCACGCTTTGGGCGAAGGCTTCACCTGGGAAACTCAGGACCGCGATCGCGACATCGCCAAAGCCCACGCCGCCTGGGATACCGCCCTTACCTACATTCGCAATCCGGCCTACCGCACCATCTTGCTCGACGAAGTAAACATTGCCCTGAAGCACGGCTTTCTCACCGTCGACCAAGTACTCGCCGGACTCGCCGAAAAAGCCCCCGACACCCACATCATCCTCACCGGACGCGGTGCCCCGAAAGATCTTATCGAGGCCGCCGACCTCGTCACCGAAATGTCTTTGGTCAAACATCCCTTCCGCGAACAAGGCGTCAAAGCCCAACCCGGCATCGAATTTTGAAGCTCATTCAGTTCCAAATGTGGAGTTTTGACCTTTGGACCTCACCGCCTGCGGCACCTCTCCTTGGGTATCTGTTTAGCGTCAACACGCTCATTCAGAACTGAATCCCCTCCTGGGAGGGGCAAAGGGGTGGGTCGGCCCTGTACTCAAGGGGGTAAACCCACCCCGCCCTGCGGGCACCCCTCCAGTGGAGGGGATGTTGCGGAACGCTAAACAGATACCTCTTTGGCAAGAAGAGGTTTAGTAAGCTTCCGGTCCCTCTCCTTGCTTAAGGAGAGGTTAGGTGAGGTTGCCGACTTCCATCACCTCAATTGTCAACTGAGATGTGCTTTAACCCAGTAGTTTCGCAAGCAATGCCTGTTGCGCGTGCATCCGGTTTTCCGCTTCTTGCCACACCCGCGATTGCGGCCCCTCAATCACCGAGTCGGTAATCTCTTCGCCTCGGTGGGCAGGCAAGCAGTGCAGCACGATCGCATCCTTAGCGGCGATCGCCAACAGCTCATCATTGATCTGATACGGCTGAAAGATGGGAATCCGGCTCTCGGCCAAGTCTTCTTGCCCCATGCTGGCCCACACGTCGGTGTAGAGCACATTAGCGCCTTCGACGGCGGCCTTCGGGTCGGTGGTGAGGGTGATGGTCGCGCGATCGCCCGCCAGTTCTTTGGCCTGCGCCACGATCCCCGCATCCGGCTGATAGTCTGCCGGGGTCGCGACACACACATTCATCCCCACCAGCGCACAGCCCAAAATGAGGGAATGGGCCACATTGTTGCCATCCCCCAAATAGGTCATCGTCAGCCCTGCCAACTGCCCAGCAAACGCCTCTTGCACCGTTTTCAAATCGGCCAAAATTTGACAGGGATGCTCCAAATCCGTCAGGGCATTAATCACGGGAATGTCGGCATAGTCGGCAAATTCCTGCACCTCAGTTTGCTCAAAGGTGCGAATCGCCAAGACATCTAAGTAACCGCTAAGAATGCGGGCGGTATCTTTGATGGGCTCACCCCGGCTCACCTGCATCACGTTCAGGTTCAGATCAATCACCTGCCCCCCCAGTCGCCACATCGCGGATGAAAAGCTCACACGAGTACGGGTCGAAGACTTGCGGAAAAATAGGCCCAAGATTTTGCCAAAGCAGTCAATTTTCTCCTGCCCCGCCTTCAGCTGGCCCGCTAGCGTCAGCAACTCCAGCATTTCGGCCTCGGAAATGTCGGTAATGCGGAGAAAATCGCGCCCGTGTAACCCTGCCATGTGTCCACCTGTCTGCCGTTGAGAAACTACAAAACTATCAAATAATGGGTCAGCAAACGGGAGAATAATTGACGGTTGTGGTTTGTCGACAATGAGGGAACGCTCAATGGGGATTTATGGACGCTGGATTTTGCCGCGACTGTTGGACTGGAGCATGTCGGGTGCCCCCTTTGCCCAATATCGCCAACAGTTGCTCGCTGAAGTGACCGGCGACGTACTCGAAATCGGCTTTGGCACCGGGCTCAATCTGGCCTACTATCCCGAAACCGTCACCTCGCTAACGGTGATTGAACCCAATCCAGGCATGGGTGCGATCGCCGCTCCTCGCCTAGCCCAAACCACCCTCCCCGTCACCAGTCGAACCCTCCGAGGCGAACAGTTGGACTTTCAGAGCGATCGCTTTGACGCCGTCGTCAGCACCTGGACTCTATGCAGCATCGCTGGCGTCGATCAAGCCCTGGCCGAAATCCATCGCGTGCTGAAACCCGGCGGCAAGTTCGTCTTTATCGAGCATGGCCTCAGCCCCGACCCCCACCTCCAAACCTGGCAACATCGCCTCACCCCCCTACAAAAGCGCCTCGCCGACGGCTGTCACCTGGATCGAGCGATCGGCGAGCTCGTCGAAGCCCACTTTCCCAAGCTCACAATTAACACTTTCTACGCGACAAACCTCCCCAAAGTCGGCGGCTACTTCTACCAAGGCATTGCTGTCAAAGATAAGCAAGATCAGATCCTGCAATAAGAAAGCTCACCCTCAAAAGTGATCCAGCAATTCCTACATACTTATTTTTGATATCGCGATCAAGCAATCGAAAAAGTACAAATATTCAGACTAGAGATTCGAAAATGACTTAAAGGAAATGAAAATATTTTCAAAGCTTAGGAGTCAAAATCACTGTGAAGCCTTTGATACAAAGCTCTTCCTCAGACAAATGCTCAAATTCTTGCGAGAGTCTATTCACTTCAATTGGCAACTCTGACCAGCAACGAACATCTACTACTTCGGCAAGAAAGCCAGCCTCATCAAATAAAGAAAGCATTTCAGAATATCGAATACGATTTGTATAAAAGCCAGAGGAAGCCATAAATTCAGACTCCCATACCCGCTCCGAAAATCTAAGATTATTAAGAGAGCCGCCTAAATGATCTTTCAAATCAACTGTGTGCGAACATTTTCCATCATCTCGAATAATCCGTCTCAGCTCTTTCTGAGTCGATAAAAAGTCACGCTTTCGCACATGCTCCAAAACGGCTTGTGACCAAATAAAGTCTACCGAATTACTGGGGATAGATTTAAGAGAATCTAAACCTTGAGTCAAATAATGACAATTGTATGCAGTCAAGAGCTTTTCAGGCAGAATATCCTCATCTGTCAACCCCCTCAGATACTCATCCCCCAATGGCAAACCAGCATCCCGCAAGAAACTCTCAGCATTCTTGTAAATATCAGATTCAAAATTTGCAAAATATCCCGAATCCACCAAATAAGAACAGCTGCCTCCGAAAGCTTTACTCATA is from Leptolyngbya iicbica LK and encodes:
- a CDS encoding C40 family peptidase, whose product is MVLLATLQLETEYQCQTALDLCKSPTDTGLVTQAAAGRHLRLMSLPQAHDPAIAVCLCEDDYPGWLPVTALESLQVAAQPYQAPEWTAAAIAAQIPAIIHFTQAAMAQPNTYLWGGTVGPNFDCSGLMQTAFAASGIRLPRDSYQQEEFVEAVELNDLQPGDLLFFGRGDRPNHVALYLGDGRYIHSSGRDQGRNGIGIDSITDLSDRISATYHQQLRGAGRVMRSYQPQGQPMACR
- the mscL gene encoding large conductance mechanosensitive channel protein MscL, which translates into the protein MANQQARNRAVNSAGGFMRDFQAFLMRGNVVDLAVAVIIGGAFGAVVNSFIADIVTPVILTPALSAAGVEDIAELSANGVKYGLFLSAVVNFIVIAFVIFVMVRLFERAKRKEEVEAAAEPSVEEKLNDTLAQLTEVMERKL
- a CDS encoding SulP family inorganic anion transporter, which codes for MQIFQPLRLHNLRGDLFGGLTAAIVALPLALAFGVASGAGPTAGLYGAILTGFFAALFGGTPAQVTGPTGPMTVVMATVFTKLIAQNPEHGLAMAFTAVMLSGVFQILFGILRLGQFITLMPYSVISGFMSGIGVIIVTLQIAPLLGHPASSGVVPALQQLPTVLAHPEPTAAGLGILTLMIVFGWPKHLARIVPSPLVALIFCTALSVLVFGGSEIARIGEIPQGLPQIQWPRLNVNQLKSIVGYGLMLAILGAIDSLLTSLVADNITRTRHNSEKELIGQGIGNLLSGLFGGLPGAGATMRTVINVHAGGQTRLSGMFHALVLLSIVLWAGGITSQIPHAVLAGILIKVGMRIIDWDFLWRVCQVSTRATVVTYGVLLLTVFVDLITAVAVGAFVANILTIQRLTSLQIEKVRAVQHPADDPEVSLTPEEAHLLQQARGRVLLIQISGPMSYGAARTIAFHMGRSHEAIILDLSQVPLIGVTASLTVEKEVKAARQQRQREIYIVGAQGQVADRLRRFKVHNALPSNHFLPTCYRALTLALETLGEDITSVNFVNPPFCHLPPYPMMTASAAAPAQEEVASSQAIS
- a CDS encoding lysylphosphatidylglycerol synthase transmembrane domain-containing protein — its product is MKLPPAVKATYQRVKPYLRWFILALTLGFILHTLRLNWQQVLTLRLTPYAIAELLLALGITLAAHIWSGWVWYGIMRSLSAPVPPTWTVITYLKTNLGKYLPGNIWHFVGRIQFLRDSGTSTGVAITGVVLEPLLMAAAALAIVLVSLPSTLIQLVILVAMLVALHPRILNPILQRLAQAKLNQADQFEVEPLTAPPQIPQLQQYPWRPLLGEVAFVLLRGVGFIFCFMALYSLDMADVWGLMGAFSFGWLLGLVIPGAPGGLGVFEATVLAALTPQFPAAIVLGVVALYRLNSTLAEVLAAGLAVLDERWNAAIARRANAPVVLEEEAILPQLPAGDN
- a CDS encoding peptide ligase PGM1-related protein, coding for MQFQQLQTRLKTLWRSPDEFDVRDCQVLIVPSLSLDQSELQKIAGVHYYEERLLFSLARLRNPYTRLIYVTSQPLHPSIVDYYLELLPGIPSSHARDRLDLFATYDASHKPLTQKLLERPRLLEKIRRRLDPEHAYMVCFNATPLERELALKLEIPLLGLDPDLLYWGTKGGSRQIFAECGVPHPDGSELVNDPAALAEVAAELWERQPQLQRIVIKLNEGFSGEGNALLDLAPLASVAPSQATHRERSQQLQQAFQALRFQCPTETWPQFEQKIHQLGAIAEAFIEGEVKRSPSAQGHINPLGEVEMLSTHDQVLGGPDGQIFLGCSFPADEGYRLRIQEMGEAIGKNLAQKGALERYGVDFVAVYHPDRDPQWELNAIEINLRKGGTTHPLMALKLLTDGYYSPSDGLFYTRRGQPKFYRASDNVQKADYQGLLPSDLMDIIVSDRLHFNSVEGVGAAFHLMGCLSEYGKLGLTSIGNSPEQAEEIYHQVVASLDRAT
- a CDS encoding MliC family protein, producing the protein MIYISAERTSILLAVLGLALVSCRSPQATNPDGSPVTFTCPTGETITAVFAADSADAVTVTLPEQAEIILPRVESASGAKYSDGTTTFWEKGGEAMVEVNGEITLQNCTAE
- the cobO gene encoding cob(I)yrinic acid a,c-diamide adenosyltransferase, which gives rise to MTSTPADASPTPDIDATADTLTEESTRSGLTAEQYKRKMERRKAVQQERLAARTVEKGLIIVHTGNGKGKTTAALGMVLRSLGHGYQVAIIQFIKGAWEPAEKAVFEKWPEQLDFHALGEGFTWETQDRDRDIAKAHAAWDTALTYIRNPAYRTILLDEVNIALKHGFLTVDQVLAGLAEKAPDTHIILTGRGAPKDLIEAADLVTEMSLVKHPFREQGVKAQPGIEF
- the argF gene encoding ornithine carbamoyltransferase, producing MAGLHGRDFLRITDISEAEMLELLTLAGQLKAGQEKIDCFGKILGLFFRKSSTRTRVSFSSAMWRLGGQVIDLNLNVMQVSRGEPIKDTARILSGYLDVLAIRTFEQTEVQEFADYADIPVINALTDLEHPCQILADLKTVQEAFAGQLAGLTMTYLGDGNNVAHSLILGCALVGMNVCVATPADYQPDAGIVAQAKELAGDRATITLTTDPKAAVEGANVLYTDVWASMGQEDLAESRIPIFQPYQINDELLAIAAKDAIVLHCLPAHRGEEITDSVIEGPQSRVWQEAENRMHAQQALLAKLLG
- a CDS encoding class I SAM-dependent methyltransferase, which translates into the protein MGIYGRWILPRLLDWSMSGAPFAQYRQQLLAEVTGDVLEIGFGTGLNLAYYPETVTSLTVIEPNPGMGAIAAPRLAQTTLPVTSRTLRGEQLDFQSDRFDAVVSTWTLCSIAGVDQALAEIHRVLKPGGKFVFIEHGLSPDPHLQTWQHRLTPLQKRLADGCHLDRAIGELVEAHFPKLTINTFYATNLPKVGGYFYQGIAVKDKQDQILQ
- a CDS encoding methyltransferase domain-containing protein, giving the protein MSWRIKILVKIILKRLPIRYSLWKKIGIFKHGRMESVEYSYIIFKKHLENVNPSLGFVSLELGPGDSVLSAVMSKAFGGSCSYLVDSGYFANFESDIYKNAESFLRDAGLPLGDEYLRGLTDEDILPEKLLTAYNCHYLTQGLDSLKSIPSNSVDFIWSQAVLEHVRKRDFLSTQKELRRIIRDDGKCSHTVDLKDHLGGSLNNLRFSERVWESEFMASSGFYTNRIRYSEMLSLFDEAGFLAEVVDVRCWSELPIEVNRLSQEFEHLSEEELCIKGFTVILTPKL